From Pontibacter actiniarum, a single genomic window includes:
- a CDS encoding WbqC family protein: protein MILLTETQYNPPVAFFWHAIRSESIQIEAHENYIKQSYRNRCHVLTAQGVQPLSIPVRHGNSKIKTPVTEIEIDYSQKWQLVHWRTIQAAYGRAPYFEFYSDYIKAIYERQPKYLFELNVELLKLYLKLLKLSRPLNFTEVYQTEAPANVLDLRNRIHPKIYPDNLHVKPYTQVFGKQFAPELSIIDLLFTQGPASLSYLQ from the coding sequence TTGATCCTCTTAACCGAAACCCAATACAACCCGCCAGTGGCTTTTTTCTGGCACGCTATTCGCTCTGAAAGTATACAAATAGAAGCTCATGAAAATTATATTAAACAAAGTTATCGCAATCGCTGCCACGTACTTACGGCGCAGGGCGTACAGCCGCTCAGCATCCCTGTACGCCATGGCAATAGCAAAATAAAAACACCTGTCACTGAGATTGAAATAGACTACAGCCAGAAATGGCAGCTGGTACACTGGCGCACCATCCAGGCCGCCTACGGGCGGGCCCCCTATTTTGAATTTTACAGCGACTACATCAAGGCCATTTACGAACGGCAGCCCAAATATTTATTTGAGCTGAACGTTGAACTTTTGAAGCTTTATCTTAAATTACTAAAACTGAGCAGGCCGCTGAATTTCACGGAGGTTTACCAGACAGAGGCCCCTGCCAACGTGCTGGATTTAAGAAATAGGATACATCCTAAAATCTATCCTGACAATTTGCACGTAAAACCATATACACAAGTATTTGGCAAACAATTTGCACCAGAGCTTAGTATAATTGACTTGTTGTTTACACAGGGGCCCGCGTCACTCTCATACCTTCAGTAA
- the fabG gene encoding 3-oxoacyl-[acyl-carrier-protein] reductase, whose translation MKALEGKVALITGASKGIGRAIAQQFVEMGAQVAFTYLSSVEKGQALEQELAAGGGKVKGYRSDASDYAQAEQLVEDVVKEFGKIDVVVNNAGITRDGLLMRMNEEQWDAVMNVNLKSVFAVTKAATKHMMRAKNGSIINITSVVGIKGNAGQANYAASKAGIIGFTKSVALELGSRNIRCNAIAPGFIETEMTGELDQKVVDEWRKAIPLRRGGSPEDVAKAAVFLASDNAAYITGQVLQVDGGMLT comes from the coding sequence ATGAAAGCATTAGAAGGAAAAGTAGCCCTGATCACCGGGGCATCAAAAGGAATAGGGCGCGCCATTGCACAGCAATTTGTGGAGATGGGCGCACAGGTAGCGTTCACCTACCTCTCGAGTGTAGAAAAAGGACAGGCGCTGGAGCAGGAGCTGGCAGCCGGTGGCGGCAAGGTAAAAGGCTACCGCTCCGATGCCTCTGACTACGCCCAGGCCGAGCAGCTGGTAGAAGACGTGGTAAAGGAGTTCGGTAAGATCGATGTGGTGGTGAACAACGCTGGCATCACCCGCGACGGCCTGCTGATGCGCATGAACGAGGAGCAGTGGGACGCCGTGATGAACGTGAACCTGAAATCCGTGTTTGCCGTGACCAAGGCGGCCACCAAGCACATGATGCGCGCCAAGAATGGCTCCATCATCAACATCACCTCGGTGGTGGGTATAAAGGGCAACGCCGGCCAGGCAAACTACGCGGCTTCCAAGGCTGGTATCATTGGCTTCACGAAGTCTGTGGCACTGGAGCTGGGCTCGCGCAACATCCGCTGCAACGCCATCGCCCCGGGCTTTATCGAAACAGAGATGACCGGCGAACTGGACCAGAAGGTGGTGGACGAGTGGCGCAAGGCGATTCCGCTGCGCCGCGGCGGCTCTCCGGAAGACGTGGCCAAAGCGGCCGTGTTCCTGGCCTCCGACAACGCAGCCTACATTACCGGGCAGGTGCTGCAGGTAGACGGCGGCATGCTGACTTAA
- a CDS encoding GNAT family N-acetyltransferase yields MKDTHALLQLQVGPDLYLRRATVEDAPDLFQIIDRDRHYLRQWLPFIDFSQQLADTESYLKFISAPGNRTDLVFVIVHEEEVCGLIGFKDIDNLNKKLEIGYWLAEGRQGHGIMRRACHTLLQYAFEKLHMNRIEIRVGVGNSRSSNIPKKLGFTLEGIKRQGEYLNGRFHDLEVYSLLRGEFGG; encoded by the coding sequence ATGAAAGACACACACGCACTGCTCCAGCTTCAGGTGGGGCCGGACCTGTACCTGCGCCGTGCCACGGTTGAAGATGCGCCGGACCTGTTCCAGATCATCGACCGCGACCGCCACTACCTACGCCAGTGGCTCCCCTTCATCGACTTCAGCCAGCAACTGGCAGACACCGAGAGTTACCTTAAATTCATCAGTGCGCCGGGCAACCGAACCGACCTTGTGTTTGTGATCGTGCACGAAGAGGAGGTGTGCGGCCTCATTGGGTTTAAGGACATCGACAACCTGAACAAGAAGCTGGAGATCGGCTATTGGCTGGCAGAGGGAAGGCAAGGCCACGGCATTATGCGCCGCGCCTGCCACACGCTGCTGCAGTATGCCTTCGAAAAGCTGCACATGAACAGGATAGAGATACGGGTAGGCGTGGGTAACAGCCGCAGCAGCAACATCCCCAAAAAGCTGGGTTTCACGCTGGAGGGAATAAAGCGCCAGGGCGAATACCTCAACGGCCGCTTCCATGACCTGGAAGTGTACAGCCTGCTGCGCGGGGAGTTCGGCGGCTAG
- a CDS encoding L-threonylcarbamoyladenylate synthase, with translation MSNAAFIQIHPETPQERKIREVADILRNGGVIIYPTDTIYGLGCDIHNARAIERVCQIKGVKPDKVNLSFICSDLTHISDYAKVDTPTYKVMKKALPGPFTFVLDATSNVPKYASAKKKTVGIRVPDNKIALQLVKELGNPILSTSIRDEDEVLEYSTDPELIYEKYRNLVDAVVDGGYGNNIASTVVDVTNNFEVLREGAGDIEQYL, from the coding sequence ATGAGTAACGCAGCCTTCATCCAGATCCACCCCGAAACACCACAGGAACGCAAGATCAGGGAAGTGGCAGACATTCTCCGCAACGGGGGCGTCATCATCTACCCTACTGACACCATCTACGGGCTCGGTTGCGACATCCATAACGCCCGCGCCATTGAGCGTGTGTGCCAGATAAAGGGGGTGAAGCCCGACAAGGTGAACCTCTCCTTCATTTGCTCTGACCTTACCCACATTTCTGACTACGCCAAGGTAGACACGCCCACCTACAAAGTGATGAAGAAGGCGCTGCCCGGGCCGTTTACCTTTGTGCTCGACGCCACCAGCAACGTGCCCAAGTACGCCAGCGCCAAGAAGAAAACGGTCGGTATACGCGTGCCCGACAACAAAATTGCGCTGCAGTTGGTTAAGGAGCTGGGCAACCCCATCCTGTCTACCTCCATCCGCGATGAGGACGAGGTGCTGGAGTACAGCACCGACCCGGAGCTGATCTATGAGAAGTACAGAAACCTGGTGGATGCCGTGGTGGACGGCGGCTACGGCAATAACATTGCCTCTACCGTGGTGGATGTTACCAACAACTTCGAAGTGCTTCGCGAAGGCGCCGGCGACATTGAGCAGTACCTGTAA
- a CDS encoding lysophospholipid acyltransferase family protein, which translates to MKKSTDIPPLYYPLWLLLKGLAALPLPVLYVLADFLYLLMYRVVGYRKKVVLQNLRMAFPEKSETELRSIAKAFYRQFADVVVEILHLAGMSRSEMQRRVKFTNPELLAGYVEAGTPVLILGSHVGNWEWSLSAAAVTFGFPSEGVYKPLNNPFFEAFMRHTRSRLGAHLIKMKETLREFVSKRRQPRVVALLSDQTPLRSEITFWTQFMHQDTPFYTGAEKLSERFGYPVLFLDVKRTSRGHYALTFEQITDGKQKPAVAAEDHPITVAFAQKLEAALRRAPADYLWTHKRWKHKRPQPAASEEL; encoded by the coding sequence ATGAAGAAAAGTACAGACATACCGCCGCTTTACTACCCGCTTTGGCTGCTGCTGAAGGGGCTGGCTGCTTTGCCGCTGCCTGTTTTATACGTGCTGGCAGATTTCCTGTACCTGTTGATGTACCGCGTAGTGGGATACCGCAAAAAGGTGGTGCTGCAGAACCTGCGCATGGCCTTCCCGGAGAAGAGCGAAACGGAGCTGCGAAGTATAGCCAAAGCGTTTTACCGCCAGTTCGCCGATGTGGTGGTCGAGATCCTGCACCTGGCCGGAATGAGCCGCTCCGAAATGCAGCGGCGCGTGAAGTTCACCAACCCGGAGCTGCTGGCCGGCTATGTGGAGGCCGGCACGCCCGTGCTTATACTTGGCTCGCACGTCGGTAACTGGGAGTGGAGCCTCTCGGCCGCTGCCGTTACCTTTGGCTTTCCGTCGGAGGGGGTGTACAAGCCGCTGAACAACCCGTTCTTCGAGGCGTTTATGCGGCACACGCGCAGCCGCCTGGGTGCCCACCTCATCAAAATGAAGGAGACCCTGCGGGAGTTCGTGAGCAAGCGCAGGCAGCCGCGCGTGGTGGCCCTGCTCTCCGACCAGACGCCCCTCCGCAGCGAGATTACCTTCTGGACCCAGTTCATGCACCAGGACACGCCGTTCTACACCGGTGCCGAAAAGCTCTCGGAGCGGTTTGGCTACCCGGTGCTGTTCCTGGACGTGAAGCGTACCAGCCGCGGCCACTATGCCCTCACCTTCGAGCAGATCACCGACGGGAAGCAGAAGCCAGCCGTAGCGGCCGAAGACCACCCGATAACCGTTGCCTTCGCCCAAAAGCTGGAAGCCGCCCTCCGCCGCGCCCCCGCCGATTACCTCTGGACCCACAAGCGCTGGAAGCACAAGCGGCCACAGCCTGCGGCCAGTGAAGAATTATGA
- a CDS encoding pseudouridine synthase — MKYIIVNKPYEVLTQFTDEAGRATLKDFVPVPDIYPVGRLDYDSEGLVLLTDDKQLQHRLSDPKFKVEKTYLVQVDNIPTDDALTRLRLGVQIKGTKTAPAKVRLLEEAPLVWERSKPVRFRKEIPTAWLEIRISQGMNRQVRRMTAAVGFPTLRLIRPTIGPLSLGDLQPGEYRELTPEEVQQLKAARKASTGSSSNTRGKNFGGGSKGKRSGGKGGFRKQIN, encoded by the coding sequence TTGAAATACATCATCGTTAACAAGCCTTACGAAGTACTCACCCAGTTTACCGATGAGGCCGGCCGCGCCACCTTGAAGGACTTTGTGCCGGTACCCGATATTTACCCCGTCGGCCGCCTCGACTACGACAGCGAGGGCCTCGTGCTTCTCACCGATGACAAGCAGCTGCAGCACCGCCTCTCAGACCCAAAGTTTAAGGTAGAGAAAACATACCTGGTGCAGGTAGACAACATCCCCACAGACGATGCCCTGACGCGCCTGCGCCTGGGCGTGCAGATCAAGGGCACCAAAACAGCCCCGGCTAAAGTACGCCTGCTAGAGGAGGCGCCACTTGTGTGGGAGCGTTCCAAGCCGGTCCGGTTCCGCAAGGAGATCCCGACGGCCTGGCTGGAGATCAGGATATCACAAGGCATGAACCGCCAGGTGCGCCGCATGACGGCGGCCGTAGGCTTCCCTACGCTGCGCCTGATCCGGCCAACGATAGGGCCGCTCAGCTTAGGCGACCTGCAACCAGGCGAGTACCGCGAACTGACACCAGAAGAAGTGCAGCAGCTGAAAGCCGCCAGGAAGGCAAGCACAGGCAGCAGCAGTAACACCAGAGGGAAGAACTTCGGCGGCGGCAGCAAAGGAAAGCGCAGTGGCGGGAAAGGCGGTTTCCGAAAGCAGATTAACTAA
- a CDS encoding RBBP9/YdeN family alpha/beta hydrolase translates to MQHSTVILVPGLGDSGPEHWQTLWQQQHPEFERVRQRDWEAPVRQEWVETLDKTVQQHRPEQVVLVAHSLACIAVAFWAQQHPLKIKGALLVAPADTEAASFPAGATGFAPVPMERLPFRSMVVSSSNDPYVSAQRAQQLAEAWGSRYVNIGMAGHINASSGYGRWNEGLELLKGLTGQ, encoded by the coding sequence ATGCAGCACAGCACCGTTATACTTGTACCCGGCCTGGGAGACTCTGGCCCCGAGCACTGGCAGACCCTTTGGCAGCAGCAGCACCCGGAGTTCGAACGCGTACGGCAGCGCGACTGGGAAGCGCCTGTAAGGCAGGAGTGGGTAGAGACGCTGGACAAAACCGTGCAGCAGCACCGGCCAGAGCAGGTGGTGCTGGTGGCGCATAGCCTGGCGTGTATTGCGGTGGCATTTTGGGCGCAGCAGCATCCCCTGAAGATAAAGGGAGCCCTGCTGGTGGCCCCAGCCGATACCGAGGCAGCTTCTTTCCCTGCGGGCGCCACTGGTTTTGCCCCGGTCCCGATGGAGCGGCTGCCCTTCCGGAGTATGGTGGTCAGTAGCAGCAACGACCCTTATGTGTCTGCACAACGGGCGCAACAGTTGGCCGAGGCCTGGGGCAGCCGCTACGTGAACATCGGCATGGCCGGGCACATTAACGCTTCTTCCGGCTACGGCCGATGGAACGAGGGGCTGGAGCTTCTAAAAGGCCTTACGGGGCAATAA
- a CDS encoding GNAT family N-acetyltransferase: protein MFSTSPTVLTTERLLLRELTPEIFNQLFLTKTRPQIMEYLHLRSDQEFEDMEERYTKGWSSFFSTFKGFHLLDRETNRVIGQCDYHTWVPGHRRAEIGYTILEDSYKNKGLMTEALESILNFGFEQMNLYRVEALVSPKNTASQKLVKRFGFQEEGLLRKHYLLNGRLEDARVFSLLKPEFEKWQQKQV from the coding sequence ATGTTTAGCACCTCTCCCACCGTCCTCACCACCGAGCGCCTGCTCCTCCGCGAGCTGACGCCGGAGATCTTCAACCAGCTGTTCCTGACCAAAACCAGGCCCCAGATCATGGAGTACCTGCACCTGCGCAGCGATCAGGAGTTTGAGGACATGGAGGAGCGCTACACCAAAGGCTGGTCCTCCTTCTTCTCCACCTTCAAAGGCTTTCATTTGCTGGACCGGGAGACAAACCGAGTAATAGGCCAGTGCGACTACCACACCTGGGTGCCGGGCCACCGCCGCGCTGAGATCGGCTACACCATACTGGAGGATTCGTACAAAAACAAAGGGCTGATGACCGAAGCACTGGAAAGTATACTTAACTTTGGCTTTGAGCAGATGAACCTCTACCGCGTGGAGGCGTTGGTCTCTCCCAAGAACACAGCCTCCCAAAAGCTGGTAAAGCGTTTCGGCTTTCAGGAGGAAGGGCTGCTGCGCAAGCACTACCTCCTGAACGGGCGGCTGGAAGACGCCAGGGTGTTCTCCCTACTGAAGCCGGAGTTTGAGAAGTGGCAGCAAAAGCAAGTATAA